In Dasania marina DSM 21967, the genomic window AATTAATTGCTCTAGGGTGAGCTGGCAGGCGCCAGCGGCTACCACGGTGGCAGTGACCGTTAACTCATCATCCAGTGCCGCGGGCCTAAGATACTCACTGTTAACACTTTGCACCACAAACATTAGCTCAGCATTAAAAATATAGTTTTTGCCAAAACCTAGGCTGCGCAAATACTCGGTGCGAGCGCGCTCCATAAACTTAAGGTAATTGACGTAGTAGACTATGCCGCCCGCATCGGTATCTTCTATATAAACGCGTAGGGGCCAGGAGAAGTTGTTATTCATAGGGGTAAAAACGCCTGCTGGTTTCAGTAAGCTGCTTCATTAATTAAGGTCAGCGTTATTAGTTATCAGTAACAGTTTTTGAGATTAACTTTCGGGAGCAGCCTTCTGGATCAACCTTCTGGATAATCATAGCCAAAATGACTATAAACTTTGCGGGTAGCCATACGGCCGCGATTACTGCGCACTAAATAGCCCTGCTGGATTAAATAGGGCTCTATTACATCCTCTATAGTGCCACGCTCTTCGCTAATTACAGCGGCGAGGTTATCTAGGCCTACAGGCCCACCCTCAAATTTTTCTATCAACGCCAAGAGTAGGCGTCGATCTAGCTGATCCAAGCCCTGCTCATCGACATTGAGCATATTCAGCGCCCTGTCGGCCATGGCCTCATCTACCTCACCACTGCCCTTAACTTCGGCATAATCACGCACCCGACGCAATAAGCGATTGGCGATACGGGGCGTGCCGCGCGAGCGCTTAGCCACCTCAAGAGCACCCGCCTCACTCATGGTTACCCCTAAATGCTGGGCCGAACGTTGCACAATATGGGTGAGGTCTTTGACGGAATAAAACTCTAGGCGCTGCACTATGCCAAAACGATCACGCAGCGGTGAGGTTAACAGGCCGGCGCGGGTGGTAGCGCCCACCAAGGTAAAAGGCGGCAACTCTAGCTTGATAGAGCGCGCTGCAGGGCCCTCACCTATCATAATATCCAGCTGGTAATCTTCCATAGCTGGGTATAACACTTCTTCTATATGCGGGCTGAGCCTGTGTATCTCATCTATAAACAACACATCGCCAGGCTCTAGGTTGGTCATTAATGCCGCTAAATCACCGGCTTTTTCTAATACCGGGCCAGAAGTGGTTTTTAAGGACACGCCCATTTCATTGGCTAAGATATGGGCCAGAGTGGTTTTGCCTAAACCCGGCGGGCCAAATATCAAGGTGTGATCCAAGGGTTCTTTACGCATAGTGGCGGCCCGCACAAAGATTTCCATTTGCTCGCGCACCACCGGCTGACCACAGTAATCGGCCAGTGTTTTAGGGCGTATCGCCCTATCGATAATTTCTTCGTTAGGTTCTTCGGTGGCGGCTATTAGCCTGTCGATTTCTATCATAAGGACTTATTCATAATTACTTATATAGTTACTTATATAGCGGCTTATTAAGAGCGGCTTATTTTTTTACCATATTCTTTAAGGCCGCACGTATTAGGCTTTCACTGCTTTGCGCCTCACCATCGTTAACGGCGGATATGGCCTTGCTAGCTTCTTGCGGTTTATAACCCAGTGAGATTAACGCACTCTCGGCTTCGCTGACAAAATCTGGCCCGGCTGCGGCCGCCATTAACGGCAAACCACTAGCGCTGGCAATATGCCAATCTTTAAGGCGGTCGCGCATTTCTACCAACAGGCGCTCGGCGGTTTTTTTGCCCACCCCCGGCAGCCTTACCAAGGACGCGATGTCATTATCGTGCACACAGCGTACAAAGTCGTCGGTTTCCATGCCCGATAATAAGGTAAGCGCCAGCTTGGGGCCAACACCACTGACTTTAATCAGGGTTTTAAACAGCGCTCGCTCGCGCAGCTCGACAAAGCCATACAATAGCTGCGCATCTTCACGCACCACCATATGTATATGTAAGGTCACCGCCTGACCTATAGCAGGTAATTGATAAATAGTGCTCATGGGGGCCTGTATCTCATAGCCTAGCCCCTGCACATCCACTAATAACAGCGGCGCTTGTTTCTCTAATAAGATTCCGTGTATACGGCCTATCATGCAACTACTCTCACTATCGTATACGGCCACGGCGCATGCGAGTGGCGCCAGCCATATTAATTAAACTCGCTTGGGTGTGGGCATGGCAGATAGCCGCAGCTAAAGCATCGGCGGCATCTTCTTGGGGTAGCCCTGGCAACTTGAGTAACATCTTTACCATATGCTGCACCTGTTCTTTTTTTGCCGCACCGGTGCCGACTACCGCCTGCTTAATTTGCAGGGCTGAATACTCACTAGCCTCTAGGCCCGCCGTCATGCAGGCCACTATGGCGGCACCCCGCGCCTGCCCTAGTTTAAGGGCAGCACCGGCATTTTTCGCCATAAACACCTGCTCTATCGCCGCTTGCTGCGGGCAATAGGTTACGATTAATTCGTTAATACTTTCAAAAATAACTTTTAAACGCTCGGGCAGCTCGGTATCGGGCAGGCGTATTACGCCACTGGTGATGTAATCATGTTGATTACCCACCACATTAATAATGCCAAAACCGGTTTTTCGTGAACCGGGGTCTATACCAAGTATGATTGCCATAAGCCTTTAGCTATTGTTATTAGCCCCTGATTTTGCTGGCTAGCTTAGCGAACATCTGTATGGATTAACAGTACTTAC contains:
- the ruvA gene encoding Holliday junction branch migration protein RuvA; amino-acid sequence: MIGRIHGILLEKQAPLLLVDVQGLGYEIQAPMSTIYQLPAIGQAVTLHIHMVVREDAQLLYGFVELRERALFKTLIKVSGVGPKLALTLLSGMETDDFVRCVHDNDIASLVRLPGVGKKTAERLLVEMRDRLKDWHIASASGLPLMAAAAGPDFVSEAESALISLGYKPQEASKAISAVNDGEAQSSESLIRAALKNMVKK
- the ruvC gene encoding crossover junction endodeoxyribonuclease RuvC codes for the protein MAIILGIDPGSRKTGFGIINVVGNQHDYITSGVIRLPDTELPERLKVIFESINELIVTYCPQQAAIEQVFMAKNAGAALKLGQARGAAIVACMTAGLEASEYSALQIKQAVVGTGAAKKEQVQHMVKMLLKLPGLPQEDAADALAAAICHAHTQASLINMAGATRMRRGRIR
- the ybgC gene encoding tol-pal system-associated acyl-CoA thioesterase, coding for MNNNFSWPLRVYIEDTDAGGIVYYVNYLKFMERARTEYLRSLGFGKNYIFNAELMFVVQSVNSEYLRPAALDDELTVTATVVAAGACQLTLEQLIYRGSELLCRGAVKIVCVSQQGMKPKRIPKAMREALQL
- the ruvB gene encoding Holliday junction branch migration DNA helicase RuvB, coding for MIEIDRLIAATEEPNEEIIDRAIRPKTLADYCGQPVVREQMEIFVRAATMRKEPLDHTLIFGPPGLGKTTLAHILANEMGVSLKTTSGPVLEKAGDLAALMTNLEPGDVLFIDEIHRLSPHIEEVLYPAMEDYQLDIMIGEGPAARSIKLELPPFTLVGATTRAGLLTSPLRDRFGIVQRLEFYSVKDLTHIVQRSAQHLGVTMSEAGALEVAKRSRGTPRIANRLLRRVRDYAEVKGSGEVDEAMADRALNMLNVDEQGLDQLDRRLLLALIEKFEGGPVGLDNLAAVISEERGTIEDVIEPYLIQQGYLVRSNRGRMATRKVYSHFGYDYPEG